A window of Procambarus clarkii isolate CNS0578487 chromosome 93, FALCON_Pclarkii_2.0, whole genome shotgun sequence genomic DNA:
GACAGTGATGGCACTAACCTCCTATATCTCTGGGACAGTGATGGCTCTAGCCTCCTATATCTCTGGGACTGTGATGGCACTAGTCTCCTATATCTCTGGGACAGTGATGGCACTAGCCTCCTATATCTCTGGGACTGTGATGGCACTAGTCTCCTATATCTCTGGGACAGTGATGGCACTGGCCTCCTATATCTCTGGGGCAGTGATGGCACTGTCCTCCTATACCTCTGGGACAGTGATGGCACTAGCCTCCTATATCTCTGGGACAGTGATGGCACTAGCCTCCTATATCTCTGGGACTGTGATGGCACTAGTCTCCTATATCTCTGGGACAGTGATGGCACTAGCCTCCTATACCTCTGGGACAGTGATGGCACTAGCCTCCTATATCTCTGGGACAGTGATGGCACTAGCCTCCTATATCTCTGGGACAGTGATGGCACTAGCCTCCTATATCTCTGGGACTGTGATGGCACTAGTCTCCTATATCTCTGGGACAGTGATGGCACTAGCCTCCTATATCTCTGGGACAGAGATAGAGGAGattttaattacaattaaaaaCCGTCCATCGAAAGACCTGATCGGGATGAAAGCCGAGGAGAAATTTTGCCATTGTGGAATTTATCATGAAAATATGACCTTGTAGGATTATATAAAATAAGTTCGCATGAGCTCGTGCGCACATACAGGCAACCTAGaggcggggaccaggagctgatgCTAGTCCTGTAAATACGTATAAGGGAATATATAAGAAATACACTGcagtaggcctactggcccatatgTAGGACAGGTCAAATTTACACCCAACTGTATCTGTAAATCTTATCTCTAGTTTCGGCGACATATCGTCCTACTGACTTCGttctttattttatatatttacttacgtatctctAGTTAACCAGCTAATTTGCCTCAATCACGTTAACTGACAATTTGGTTCACTCTTCTAAAGATGTTATCGAAACCAAGTTTATTTATTTCCTTTGAAAACAGTTTCAACAAACTGGTACAAGTTTTGTCTATATTTATTTGTTTCAACCCGTGGATTATATCTTCTTTGTTGATGCCGTTACATACCGTTGTGGACTGCCACACTGCTAATGGAGGCTCCTCCCGTGAGAGCACAAGGTGTACAGATCTAATAGAGGCTCACCTAGAGTCTGCAGTCTTCCAGAGTAGAGGTAGATGCGAGTCTAGGCTTCAGAGGCTATGATAGTAGAGCAGAGGTAGACGAATCCTCGAATTACTGCCAATAAGTAGATACAGGCCCAACAATCTAGCAGAGAAGTACAGGTGGTGTGGACAGCGAGATGTGTGGTGTCTCTACCAAGGGCGTGCTGCTCTGAGGATGGCGCAGTCAATCACCGTCGGGTATAACCTGAAAAAGGTAAAAAAGGAAACATACCCAAACGTCTCGCCCTGTATGGGAATCGAAGCCGGGATCTTTTGGTCGTAATATAACTGGGGCGACTACTGCGCTACAGGTGCGCGCGCACACCACCCTCAGATCCTGG
This region includes:
- the LOC138359804 gene encoding perilipin-4-like → MALASYISGTVMALPSYISGTVMALASYISGTVMALASYTSGTVMALASYISGTVMALASYISGTVMALASYISGAVMALTSYISGTVMALASYISGTVMALVSYISGTVMALASYISGTVMALVSYISGTVMALASYISGTVMALSSYTSGTVMALASYISGTVMALASYISGTVMTLVSYISGTVMALTSYISGTVMALASYISGTVMALVSYISGTVMALASYISGTVMALVSYISGTVMALASYISGAVMALSSYTSGTVMALASYISGTVMALASYISGTVMALVSYISGTVMALASYTSGTVMALASYISGTVMALASYISGTVMALASYISGTVMALVSYISGTVMALASYISGTEIEEILITIKNRPSKDLIGMKAEEKFCHCGIYHENMTL